A single window of Anaerocolumna chitinilytica DNA harbors:
- a CDS encoding MotE family protein: protein MAKKNKGAEGTENEKNVGSKIVIAVIVLLVILIWLVVFALLIKLDVNGLGSTVLRPLIKDIPVVNRILPDVSEEQLAYENDYPYKTLEEAIDKIKELEKENAALSKGKTSAEKTAKEQAAEIDKLKVYEENEKAFEARVKEFDEKVVFADQAPNIEEYKKYYESIEPANAEEIYRQVVEQLQYSNAIKEKADIYKKMKPDAAAAILETMTADIDTVAQMLLSMNASQSSAILAAMDPTAAAKITKKMIDMDAELASSNSK, encoded by the coding sequence ATGGCTAAGAAAAACAAAGGGGCAGAAGGTACTGAGAATGAGAAGAACGTCGGCAGTAAGATTGTAATTGCAGTTATTGTACTGTTGGTAATTCTGATTTGGCTAGTAGTGTTCGCACTTTTAATTAAATTGGATGTTAACGGGCTTGGATCTACGGTACTAAGACCTTTGATAAAAGATATACCAGTTGTAAACAGGATTCTTCCGGATGTCTCTGAAGAACAGTTGGCATATGAAAATGATTATCCCTATAAAACACTGGAAGAAGCTATAGATAAAATTAAAGAGCTGGAAAAGGAAAATGCTGCCCTCAGTAAAGGTAAAACCAGTGCTGAAAAGACGGCAAAGGAGCAGGCTGCTGAAATTGATAAGTTAAAGGTCTATGAAGAAAATGAGAAAGCTTTTGAAGCAAGAGTCAAGGAATTTGATGAAAAGGTAGTATTTGCAGACCAAGCTCCGAATATTGAGGAATATAAGAAATATTATGAAAGTATTGAGCCTGCCAATGCAGAAGAAATATATAGACAAGTGGTTGAGCAGCTTCAATATTCTAATGCAATAAAGGAAAAGGCAGATATCTATAAAAAGATGAAGCCTGATGCAGCAGCAGCAATCTTAGAGACTATGACAGCGGATATTGATACTGTAGCCCAGATGCTACTTAGCATGAATGCGTCCCAGAGTTCTGCTATCTTAGCTGCAATGGACCCTACTGCGGCAGCTAAAATTACAAAGAAGATGATAGATATGGATGCAGAGTTGGCAAGTTCCAATAGCAAATAG
- a CDS encoding flagellar export protein FliJ encodes MAKFIYKMENILGIKYKMEDQAKTSYGIARRKLIKEEELLYELKDRLEGYQIRSKELRMRKLDIMKLKEYTEASEMMKKEIKLQELNVKKAEQQVELARVRLNAAILERKTHEKLKDNAKEIFFLEVAQTERKEIDELVSFRFNNPTN; translated from the coding sequence ATGGCTAAATTTATTTATAAGATGGAAAATATCTTAGGAATAAAGTACAAAATGGAAGATCAAGCAAAAACTTCTTATGGAATAGCCCGCAGAAAGCTAATAAAGGAAGAAGAACTTCTCTATGAGCTAAAAGACAGGTTGGAAGGATATCAGATTAGAAGCAAAGAGCTAAGAATGCGAAAGCTGGATATTATGAAATTAAAAGAGTATACAGAAGCTTCTGAGATGATGAAAAAAGAAATCAAATTACAGGAATTGAATGTAAAAAAAGCTGAACAACAGGTTGAGCTTGCCAGAGTAAGACTTAACGCAGCAATATTAGAGCGAAAGACTCATGAAAAACTAAAAGACAATGCAAAAGAAATATTTTTCCTTGAAGTAGCTCAGACAGAAAGAAAAGAGATAGATGAATTGGTAAGTTTTCGATTCAATAATCCTACCAATTAG